In Erinaceus europaeus unplaced genomic scaffold, mEriEur2.1 scaffold_756, whole genome shotgun sequence, the DNA window CCCCCCCCTTCCAACTCTCTCAGCGCCCCCTGtaccccggccccccaccccgTCCCCCCAGCATCGAGATCGACCAGAAACTGCAGGAGATCATGAAGCAGACAGGCTACCTGACCATCGGGGGCCAGGTATGGGCTTCGGGGGACTGGGGGGTGCCCTGGGGGAGCGAGGGAGggtgcacccccccccacccaccctccctccgTGTGTCCCCCACAGCGCTACCAGGCGGAGATCAACGACCTGGAGAACCTTGGCGAGATGGGCAGCGGTACCTGCGGCCAGGTGTGGAAGATGCGCTTCCGGAAGACGGGCCACGTCATCGCTGTCAAGGTGGGCCccgctccggggggggggggggggggtgctggaggGCGCGTCTCATGGGGGAGCCTGCGGCCTGTCCCGTCAGCAGCGGCCCCAGGTGGGTGGGCACCCGAGGCCCCGCCCCCTAGAGGTGGAGGGTGGAGTCTCAGCTCAGGCCCCTCTCCGGTCTTCTGCCCCTAGAAGGGGTGGAGCCCGAGGCCACGCCCTCTAGGGTAGCCGGGTCTCGCCCCGCCCTCGCCCTCTGTGGTCACGCCCTCCCTGCCTGAggccccgcccactcccaccccgcagCAAATGCGGCGCTCGGGGAACAAGGAGGAGAACAAACGCATCCTCATGGACCTGGACGTGGTGCTCAAGAGCCACGACTGCCCCTACATCGTGCAGTGCTTCGGGACCTTCATCACCAACGTGAGCGCCCAGCCCCCTGGGGacgtgtctcccccccccaccccctctggcTGACAgaggtgcgggggattgaaccatcTCCCCCCTGGGGGccctgcggtagcgcagcgggttaagtgcaggtggcgcaaacgcaaggaccggcgtgaggatccaggttcaagccccggctccgcacctgcaggggagtcgcttcccaggcggtgaagcaggtctgcaggtgtctgtctttctctccccctctctgtcttcccctcctctctccatttctctctgtcctatccaacaatgacatcaatatcaataactacaacaacaaaacaacaagggcaggaaaAGGTAATACATATtgagatacatatatatgtgtttagAATCTACTTATTCACGAGGAAGATAGGtcggagaaagaaccagacctcactctggcacatgtgctgccggggctcgaactcaggacctcatgcttgagagtccaaagctttatccactgtgccacctcccagaccactacaaaTGTATgattaataaattattaataatttttttaataaataattttaaaaaaataaataagaactccCCCAGAGCCCGCCCCGGCAgcagacgcccccccccccactcaaagcaagactctcccctccccctcacccccccagacGGACGTGTTCATCGCCATGGAGCTCATGGGCACCTGTGCAGAGAAGCTCAAGAAACGCGTCCAGGGGCCCATCCCTGAGCGCATCTTGGGCAAGATGACAGTGGCGGTGAGCCAGGCTGGGGGGAGGTGTCGGGGGGCCAGGGCGGGGGCTAGGGGGCTCTGGGGGTGGCCAGGGATGTGGGGCCAGGgcagggggttggggtgggagcgGGGCTGGGGCTGTGGGGGGGGGAATTGGGGGTCTGGGGCtagggggatgggggatgggggggcAGGAGCTGGGGGTCAGGGCGGGAGCTGGGCCAGGGCTAGTGGGCCAGGGCTGGCCGCGTGCTGTGGGGCCCGGCTGGGGGGGCtgcggcaggggctgggggccgaggctggcggggtgggggggcttccTGGGCCGCCTGACCTCCTCTTCCCGCCCCGCAGATCGTGAAGGCGCTCTTCTACCTGAAGGAGAAGCACGGCGTGATCCACCGCGACGTGAAGCCGTCCAACATCCTGCTGGACGAGCGGGGCCAGATCAAGCTGTGCGACTTCGGCATCAGCGGCCGCCTGGTGGACTCCAAGGCCAAGACTCGGAGCGCCGGCTGCGCCGCCTACATGGCCGTGAGTGCaggggacggacggacggacggacggactgaCCGACAGGGGTAGCGGGGTTGgcagctccccccccacacacccagcgACCCAGCGACGGGCTGCAGCCACCCCGTCCGtccatcctctccctccccccccccccgcagcccgAGCGCATCGACCCCCCGGACCCCACCAAGCCCGACTACGACATCCGGGCTGACGTCTGGAGCCTGGGCATCTCACTGGTGAGCAGGGGAGGGGTCCCCGTGGGCGGACGGGCAATCGGGGTGCCTCTGCCCCTCCCACCCGGCCAGcgcccctctccctctgtccccccaGGTGGAGCTGGCCACGGGGCAGTTCCCCTACAAAAACTGCAAGACGGACTTTGAGGTCCTCACCAAAGTCCTCCAGGAAGAGCCGCCCCTGCTCCCCGGACACATGGACTTCTCGGGGGATTTCCAGTCCTTCGTCAAAGACTGGTGAGGGGCACCCCCCCACGCACAGCCACTCCCACGCAGGTGGGGTGCAGTTTGtttgaaagaaaataatattgcTGCTTATCTATCCATTGGCCAGAGACATTAAGGTCAGAAATCGAGGGAGTGGAGGCAagagagacggagggagggaaggagggagagagagcgggaaatcgggccgtagtgcagcgggttaaatgcaggtggcgccaagcgcaaggacccgcacaagaatcccttagggttcgagtccccggctccccacccacaggcggtgaagcaggtctgcaggtgtctgtctttctctcccccctgtcttcccctcctctctccatttctctctgtcctacccaacaacgacaacgataataactgcaacgatgaaaaacaagggcaataaaaggggaaggaaataaatataataaaatagagagagagagagagagagagaaaaacagccaTAGCCCGGCTTCACCGTTTGTCAAGCGTCCCGTCCCATCCGTCTGCCTCCCCcagccgcaggtggggagcaggggcttgaaccgggtccttgcgcactgcgccATGTGCTAACCTGGCTCTcccccgccacctggcccctccctcggAAGGTCCTGGTTAGGGTTAGGGCCCCATCTGCAGCTGGGGAGGGGAGTGGTCCTGGCAGGCCTACAGAGTGAGGTGCtctcacctgactccctcctcctcctcctcctccccctctcctcccctcctcccctcctccctccctcccctcctccacccctcctcctGCAGCCTTACTAAAGATCACCGGAAGAGACCAAAGTACAATAAACTACTTGTGAGTATggggaacccccacccccacctgcccccacccccacccccgggctCTCCCCCTCCCGGCCCTGAGCGCCcgacccgcccgcccgcccgcaggaGCACAGCTTCATCCGACGCTACGAGTGGCTGGAGGTGGACGTGGCGTCGTGGTTCAAGGAAGTCATGACCAAGACCGAATCCCCGCGGAGCAGCGGTGTCCTcagccaccaccacctccccttcTTCAGATAGGGGGACCCCAGCCCAGCCTCCCGCCAGGGGCGGCCTGGGATCCcggatggacggacggacggatggaTGGCCGTCCAGGGCTGAGGACGGACAga includes these proteins:
- the MAP2K7 gene encoding dual specificity mitogen-activated protein kinase kinase 7 isoform X1 — its product is MKQTGYLTIGGQRYQAEINDLENLGEMGSGTCGQVWKMRFRKTGHVIAVKQMRRSGNKEENKRILMDLDVVLKSHDCPYIVQCFGTFITNTDVFIAMELMGTCAEKLKKRVQGPIPERILGKMTVAIVKALFYLKEKHGVIHRDVKPSNILLDERGQIKLCDFGISGRLVDSKAKTRSAGCAAYMAPERIDPPDPTKPDYDIRADVWSLGISLVELATGQFPYKNCKTDFEVLTKVLQEEPPLLPGHMDFSGDFQSFVKDCLTKDHRKRPKYNKLLEHSFIRRYEWLEVDVASWFKEVMTKTESPRSSGVLSHHHLPFFR
- the MAP2K7 gene encoding dual specificity mitogen-activated protein kinase kinase 7 isoform X2, which translates into the protein MKQTGYLTIGGQRYQAEINDLENLGEMGSGTCGQVWKMRFRKTGHVIAVKQMRRSGNKEENKRILMDLDVVLKSHDCPYIVQCFGTFITNTDVFIAMELMGTCAEKLKKRVQGPIPERILGKMTVAEKHGVIHRDVKPSNILLDERGQIKLCDFGISGRLVDSKAKTRSAGCAAYMAPERIDPPDPTKPDYDIRADVWSLGISLVELATGQFPYKNCKTDFEVLTKVLQEEPPLLPGHMDFSGDFQSFVKDCLTKDHRKRPKYNKLLEHSFIRRYEWLEVDVASWFKEVMTKTESPRSSGVLSHHHLPFFR